The window TCGCGATGGACAAAAGGAGCCGGACCGGCCCCGAGACACAGGATCCCACGGGGGAGCAGGCGGGCGCCACCAGCCTGGTTACACCCCGAACGCAATTAGAGCAGGCGTGAGGACGTGCGGAGGAGGCACCGTGGCTCCGAGTCACCAGAGAAAAagtgccgcgtccccgccgccCCCAAGGGCCCCGGCCCGACCCGGGGAGGCAGCGCCGCGCTCCGTCCCACCAGGCCGCGGGCTCCAGCGCCGGTCTGCACACAGGCCAGGCGGCCGGGGCGAGcccgggggctgccccgggggTTGTGCCGAGCCCTGCGCTGCCCGCGGCGGACAGGTCCTACCCTTACCATagcagcggcagcggcggcaggATCCGCGCTCGGGCCCTCCGCTCACTCCGGTTCCCGGGCGGCCCCGCAAGATGGCGGCGCCGCGCCACGTCCGCACCCGGAAGTGCCGTcacggcggggcggggcggggcggcggcacCTCCCAGCCGCCAGGGGGCGcgcgcggccgggccgggccgctctggccgccgggccgggcgcggcggggcggggtCGCCATGgcgacggcggcggcggcggcgcggcgggaaGCGCGGCGGGCGGAGGTGGGACACGGGGGCCCGGCGGGACACAGCGGGACACGGGGGCGCGGCGGGACACAGCGGGACACGGGGGCGCGGCGGGACACAGCGGGACACGGGAGCCCGGCGGGACACATCGGGACACGGGGGCGCGGGCGGACGTGGGGCACGGGACACAGCGTGGCAGGACACGGCGGGCGGTGGATGTGGGCGccgggccgccccgccgcccctgACTCTGCCTCTCGGTGCAGCCCCGCCCTGTGGAGAACCAGCCGTACGACgagagcctggagctgcccgAGGCCGAGCCCGGAGCCCGCTCGCCGCGGGCGGGGGCCGCGGGCCGGCTGCGGGACTGCCGTCGGCCCGGGGTGTCTGTCGGAGCGGCCGAGCGCAGGAGCGGCGGAGGGAAGGTACGAGCGCAGCGGGCGGGGTACGGCCCGGTGCGAGTCGGTGATAGCCCGTGAGACACGGCTGTCGTGCAGGAGGAGGCAGCGGCACACCTCCCCGGCCCAGCCACCTTCAGCGAGGATGATGACGAGGACGATGAGGACTCGGAGGAAGATTCCTCGGAGAGCGACTCGGAGGAGGACTCGGAGGAGCACGGGGCCGCGCTGGAGGGGTGAGCGCTGCTCCTGGCCAGAGGGGCGGGGGCTGCTCGGTGCTTTTCGGGCCCTGACAGCTCCACCGGTTTCCCCAGGTCCCACGAGGGTGAGCAGACACTGGGCATTGggacaggcagctcctgcctcctcGTCCCCGATGCTTCAGGGTGGTGGTTGCTCCAGCTGGTGAACCAGTCCCGGGCTTGTTTCCCAGGAGAGGCAAAGCTGGAATGATCCAAGGTGTAAGCCAGGCCGGGCTGGCAAGAGAAGTCCAGAAAAGGGAAGGATCATCCCAAATACATCACACAGATCCTCATAATTCTCCTTTTCCATCGTTTTCAGCTTCAAAGCTATTGCTGGCCCCCTAATTCCTGTCTTATTGCTGCCCTTGTGCAGAGCATTTAGCCCCCTTTTGACAGCCATGTGTGGGACTGTATGATCACAGATGTCCATCACTCAGATGCTTTTCTTGGCCCCAAAATGGGGCCCAATAATGCTTTCCCTGTGCAAGAAGTGTTTTCCAGAGAGGACTTACTGCCTGGTGCTTCAGCTTCCCACATTTGtctgccccagctgtgtcctggttTCTGTTGTACAGAACTTGCCACATGCTCATCTTCTCCCTCTACTCTCTCCCTTCTTTTAGTGACTTCAATCCAGCAGATTTTGACTACCTGCAAGTGTCTTCTGAAATCAAAGATCTCTTTGAATACATCAAGAGGTGAGTGGAAGCCTGTTCTTGGCTCTCCTTTGTGTCAATTATTGCAGCACAGTTTCTAGTCACCTATGCTGTGATGGTGTTTTCTTCCAGGTACACTCCCAAAACAATAGAGATTGAGCACAAGCTGCAGCCTTTTATTCCAGACTTTATTCCTGCTGTTGGAGACATCGATGCATTCTTAAAGGTACAGTTTCTTCAGGTTCCTCTCTCCGTCCTGCCCCATGaaccaaaacagaacacagCCTCAGAGCAAGTAGGCAGCCAGGCCATGCAGCCTGGGGTCTggtctgtccctgctctgtcagACATGATGGGCAGAGACCTGATAAACTACACTGGTGGTTTGGTCACCTCTCAAACAGCACTTGGGTAACTTGGGGGAAAGCCTGGGTCTCCAACACTGTGTGCTTTCCAGGCAGCACTGTACCTAGAATGCACATCTGAGAGAGCCCACAGGAAGGCTCTGTACAAACCTGCCCTGGACTCCACAGAGAACAGggctctgttttcctgcaggtTCCTCGTCCTGATGGCAAACCTGACAACCTTGGCCTGCTGGTCCTGGATGAGCCCTCAACCAAGCAGTCAGATCCCACCGTGCTCTCCCTTTGGCTGACAGAGAACTCCAAACAGCACAACATCACAGTGAGTCACGGAGAGGGAGGTCACACTTGCTGCACATTTCATGGCTTTTTACTCTTACAACTGAGAAGTTGactttaaaagcagcaaaaccagacCTTTTGCTTTAATCCATAATTTTAAACTGCAGTGGATCTGAGCCTTGATCAAGTCAAGTCTTGATATGAACTCTGGGTCTGTTCACTTCAGGTgatgctttatttccttttggttGTTCATACCCAGTTTTAGTTGGCCTTTTGCCTGCAGAAATCCGTTAGTAAAGTGCAGCTGGGAAAGAGAGTAGGCCTGGTTCACCAGAAGTGaatgcagctttcccaaaaagccccaaaacaccATGAAACACTTCCAGgtttatatttgtgtttttaGCAGCAAATAAAAGTGAAGAGTTTGGAGAATGCAGAAAAGAACCCTAAAGCCATTGAGAGCTGGATTGAAAGTATTAGTGAACTGCATCGCTGCAAACCTCCTGCCACAGTCCATTACTCCAGGTGAGCCCTGATGCTGGCAGTGGAAGGTTGTGTTTGACCCTGAAGTTGATGTTGTTCTCTTCCCTGGCAGGCCAATGCCTGACATCGAGACCCTGATGCAGGAATGGTCACCAGAATTCGAGGAGCTCCTGGGAAAGGTAGATTGTTTGGGTGACCAGTGGTTAGCTCAGCGCTTGGTCTTAGAAGCCATCTCCCATGAAAGCTGGGTGCCTGctccatcccacagcccagTCCTCTTGGGCTTGTTCCTCCTCACGACTCTGCCCTTGGCAGAAGTTggggagcagcccagcactggaattcccagctgctgccgCAGTGGCCTCTCTATGCTCCCAGGCTCCTGCAGTCTGGGAGCAGATCTGACAGCCCTGTCTGTTGCAGGTGGGTCTTCCGAGCGCAGAGATGAGCTGTGACCTTGCCGAGTACATCGACATGATCTGCGGTGAGCGGGGgaggctgtgctgctcacaCCGTGTGATGCTGGCCTGGCACTCCCACTGAAAGCCAGAGAGCTTTAGCTGCAGGCTCAGCCCCAAGCAGTCAGGATTATGCCCTGCTGCTTCAGTGGGAGGTGGGCTCTTGTACTACAGGGGTCTGCAGTCTTTGGTGCGTGGAGCCCCAGGTGATGGTGGGCAGTGGGGAATTCAGCCCCTCCTGACAATGCTCTGTGTGAGGCAGTGCAGACCAGGTGCCCTCACAGGCTTCTGATCTCACCCGCAGCCATTCTGGACATCCCCGTGTACAAGAGCCGGATCCACCCTCTGCACgtcctcttctccctcttcttGGAGTTCAAGAACTCGCAGGTATGCAGCTCCACCCAGGTGCTGCTCACCCAGCTAGCAGCACTGTGCAGCTGGTCCCTTCACATTAGGCTTTGTGATGGCAATGGGAGTGTGCAAAGGAGTGGTGGGCCCCAGAGAACATGTTCTCAGCTGATCCTCTCCCTGGTGCCTCTGCCTGACACAGGGAGCTAGGCTGTGCTTTGGGCTGAGGTGCCATGTTGTTCAACAGGCCAGCACAAGGCAGAATGCATCCCCttgggctggctgctgggcaCACAACTCACGCAGAGCCGATACCTTCAGGTGCATGTGTGTGCTCTGAGCAGTGGGAGTCAAATCTTTGCATGAGCATGTTCTTTTCCCTGCAGCACTTCAAGCCCCTGGCTGATGGGCAGAAGGGCAGGAGCCCACCATCCAACCCACCCTCACAAGCAGCGGAGGCAGAGGTGTTGAGCTTTAATTGACGCTTCACATTAAAGCCTCATCTCCTGGACCACTGTCTGCCACTGGACACTGAGGTGTACCCAGAGCAGGTTGGGAGATATCATACAGCAAATCAGAAGCCTTTCTGGTCTTAGAGACATTGCTGGGCTGTTCCGTGTGAGGGAGTAGGGCTTGACTCACCATATTTGTTGCAGAAGCTGCCTAATGGCTCCATTTTTGACTTGTTCCCAAGGAGTTCAGCATTAAACCAGCCTTTCCCAGTGTCAGGCTCTCTGTGCCacaggtgctgcagagcagaggctccCTGAGCACACACTAAAAAGGCTGGAGCAAGCAGGAATAAATTCCACATTCAGACACAACACTCAGATCTGCTCAGGGTGTTGCAAGCTCTAATCTGGAGATCTTGAATCTCCTCTGCTCCTTATTATTGAACCCCCTTTCCTGTTGAGAACAGTCCCTTGGCTCCTGTCAAGCAGAAATAACCTGTGCAGCACCACAGAGATGCTTGAATTCAGTTTATTGCTGTTGGGACGTCTctcctcagcccctgctccGCTGACCTCCCACCtgtctgcc is drawn from Vidua chalybeata isolate OUT-0048 chromosome 23, bVidCha1 merged haplotype, whole genome shotgun sequence and contains these coding sequences:
- the IFT46 gene encoding intraflagellar transport protein 46 homolog isoform X1 — its product is MATAAAAARREARRAEPRPVENQPYDESLELPEAEPGARSPRAGAAGRLRDCRRPGVSVGAAERRSGGGKEEAAAHLPGPATFSEDDDEDDEDSEEDSSESDSEEDSEEHGAALEGDFNPADFDYLQVSSEIKDLFEYIKRYTPKTIEIEHKLQPFIPDFIPAVGDIDAFLKVPRPDGKPDNLGLLVLDEPSTKQSDPTVLSLWLTENSKQHNITQQIKVKSLENAEKNPKAIESWIESISELHRCKPPATVHYSRPMPDIETLMQEWSPEFEELLGKVGLPSAEMSCDLAEYIDMICAILDIPVYKSRIHPLHVLFSLFLEFKNSQHFKPLADGQKGRSPPSNPPSQAAEAEVLSFN
- the IFT46 gene encoding intraflagellar transport protein 46 homolog isoform X2, producing the protein MATAAAAARREARRAEPRPVENQPYDESLELPEAEPGARSPRAGAAGRLRDCRRPGVSVGAAERRSGGGKEEAAAHLPGPATFSEDDDEDDEDSEEDSSESDSEEDSEEHGAALEGDFNPADFDYLQVSSEIKDLFEYIKRYTPKTIEIEHKLQPFIPDFIPAVGDIDAFLKVPRPDGKPDNLGLLVLDEPSTKQSDPTVLSLWLTENSKQHNITQIKVKSLENAEKNPKAIESWIESISELHRCKPPATVHYSRPMPDIETLMQEWSPEFEELLGKVGLPSAEMSCDLAEYIDMICAILDIPVYKSRIHPLHVLFSLFLEFKNSQHFKPLADGQKGRSPPSNPPSQAAEAEVLSFN